The following is a genomic window from Amycolatopsis cihanbeyliensis.
CCACATCCACGGCGACGCAGCTGACCGACCGGCCGATCCCGCCGTCCACGACGCCGAGGCCGCAGCGCGTCAGCCCGGGGTCCACGCCGAGTACCCGCATCGTGTCCTTCACCTGAACGTATCCCACCTCGACGCCGTGCCACGAACATCAGTTCGAGGCCGAACCCTACCGGCGAGCCGCCCTCCCGACGCTCAGGACTCGCCGGTAGGTGTTCACTACCCTTCCGGCCAGACCACGGCTTGGGCCAGCACGACGTGCTCGCCGTCGAAGGTCGCGGCGGGGCTGCCATGCAGTCGGTAGCCCTCGGCGATGGCCTCGCTGACCCGGCGACAGAACGCCTGGTCGTCCGGCCCGGTCAGCAGGCGGTAGCGGAGTTTCCCGTTCGGTGGCTCACTCATGCACCCATCATGCCGTCGAGGCTCACCAGGACCTGGACGGGTAGGTGATCGGAAGGGTAGCGGCCGCGCACGGTGAACGGGTTGATCGCGGCCTTGCGGGTACGCACGCCGGAGCTCGCCAGGATCCAGTCGATCCGGTCGCCGCCCTCCACCGGCTCCCGGTAGCCGCCGAAGGTGCCCCACGCCGGGGTCAGCCTGCGCTCGGCGGTGTGCCAGGTGTCGCTCAGCCCCGCTTCGGTGAGGATGCGGAAGGATTCGGAGTCCTCGGCCGGGCTGTTGAAGTCACCGGTCAGCACCACGGGCAACCCGGGGTCGAACCCGGTGATCCGCTCGGCGACCAGTTCGGCGCTGCGCTGCCGCGAGTTCTCGGATCGGTGATCGAAATGCGTGTTGACGTGCACGAACTCGCGGCCGCGGCGATCACGGAAACGCACCAGGGTCACCATCCGGACCACGGTGTTGCCCCAGGAGGTCGACCCGATCACGTTCGGGGTCTCGGAGAGCCAGAAGTGGTCGAAATCGACCGGCTCGACCCGGCGGGTGTCGTAGTAGACGGCCATGAACTCGCCCCGGCTACCGCCTTCCCTGCCGAGACCGATCCAGTCGTAGTGCGCCGGCAGGTCCGCGCTCACCTCCCTGACCTGGTGATACAACGCCTCCTGGACACCGAGCACAGTCGGTTGCTCCAGCCGCAAGAACCTGGCCAGCACCGGCCTGCGGTCGGTCCAGGAGTCCGGAGTGCCGGGCTCCGCACGGGCGTCGTAGCGGATGTTGAAGGACATGACGTGCAACTCGTGCCCGAAGGAGGGGCCGATCAGCCGCCGTCCCGGCCCGCGCGTGGGCTCGGCATGCGCCCCCGTGGAACCCGTGATTCCGGCGACGCCCACAGCCCCGGCGATACCGAGCGCGCCACGCCGGGACACCCCGGCCCTATCGTCCCGCACGACAGCCTCCCCAGTGGTTTCGTCCTCGACTACCGGTGGCGAGGCTGCCGGCCGCCCGTGTGCGGGGGTTCGCCGGCACGTGGCGAGGAAGCGAACACCCGCCCAACAACGGGCGGGCGTCCACTATGGACTCAGGGTCCGTCGACGCCGGGGGTCCAACTCTCCGGGACACCACTGACGGTGAGCACCGGCTGCCAGGCGGCGAAACCGTCCGGGGCGTGGTCCTCCCACGGCCACACACCTTCCGGCGTCGGCACGATCATCTGCACGGCTGGGAAGTCGCCATCCGGGTACACCAGGAACGCGCTGCCGAAGAACTCCGGGTAGTGGCCCTTCGCCACCTGCTCGAAAGTCAGTGGCACGCCCTCGAAAAAGTCCTCGTAGACCTTGCCGAACTCGAACCGCTCACCCGCGGCCGCCCGGTCCACATAGGCGTCGAGCAGCACCGGCGCGATCTCCTCGGGGAGGCCGACGACCACTGCCTCGGGAACCTCGTGCAGAGCCCAGGCACACGCGGTGAAGGCGTAGCCCGCCCCGTTCTCGTCCCTGCTCACCGAGATGACGGCGTTTCCCCGTTGCTCGCCCTGGGAAACAATCCACTCACGCAGTTCTTCCTCTTCTGAGGTCAGGATCTCGGCCGTCACGGCGGACATTCTGCCGTATCGATCCGCGCACGCCCAGTGGCTACGGCCGGGTAATCCCCGGCGAGTCAACCGACTTCGGCCAGCACCTCGTCCGAGACGTCGAAGTTGGCGAACACGTTCTGCACGTCGTCGCAGTCCTCCAACGCGTCGATCAGCCGGAACACCTTCTTGGCACCCTCGGCGTCCAGCGGCACGTTGACCGTGGCCAGGAAGTTCGCGTCGGCCGACTCGTACTCGTACCCGGCCTCCTGCACCGCGGAGCGCACCGACACCAGGTCGGTGGCCTCGGAGATGATCTCGAAGCTCTCACCGAGGTCGTTGACCTCCTCCGCGCCGGCGTCCAGCACGGCCATCAGCACGTCGTCCTCGGAGAGCCCGTTCTTCGGCATGATCACGACGCCCCTGCGGTTGAACAGGTAGGACACCGAGCCCGGGTCGGCCAGCGAGCCGCCGTGCCGGGTGAGAGCCGTGCGCACCTCGCTCGCCGCGCGGTTCTTATTGTCGGTGAGGCACTCGATCAGCACGGCGACACCGTTCGGCGCGTAGCCCTCGTACATGATCGTCTGCCACTCGGCGCCACCGGCCTCCTCACCGGCGCCGCGCCTGCGCGCGCGTTCGATGTTGTCCTTGGGCACCGAGTTCTTGTTCGCCTTGACGATGGCGTCGTACAGCGTGGGGTTGGCGTCCGGGTCGCCCCCGCCGGAACGCGCGGCGACCTCGACGTTCTTGATCAACCGCGCGAACAGCTTGCCACGCTTGGCGTCGAGGGCGGCCTTCTTGTGCTTGGTGGTGGCCCACTTGGAGTGGCCGCTCATCTCTCCTCCATGTCGTCGATTAGGTCCAGCTCGTCGCTACGCGCCCTGCACGATGCGCACGAACAACCGGTGCACGCGCTCGTCACCGGTGAGCTCCGGATGGAAGGCGGTGGCCAGCGCGTTCTGCTGCCGCACCGCGACGATCCTATCCACAGCGCCCTCGGCGGACGGGGTATCCGGCGCCCTCGCGAGTACCTCGACCCCGTCGCCGATCTTCTCCACCCACGGCGCGCGGATGAAGACGGCGTGCAGCGGCTCGCCGGGGATCCCGGTGAAGTCCAGGTCCTCCTCGAAGGAGTCGACCTGCCTGCCGAAGGCGTTCCGCCGCACGACCATGTCCAGCCCGTCCAGCTGGTGCTGGTCCGGCCGCCCGTCGAGGGCCTGCTTGGCCAGCAGGATCATCCCGGCGCAGGAGCCGAAGGCCGGCATACCGGCGGCGATCCGCGCGCGCAGCGGCTCGAGCAACTCGAACGTGTCGAGCAGCCGGGACATCGTGGTGGACTCCCCGCCCGGCAGCACCAGGCCGTGCACGGCAGCCAGTTCCTCCGGTCGCCGGACGGCGACGGCTCGCGCACCCGCGCTCTCCAGCATCGCGGCGTGCTCCCGTACGTCGCCTTGCAGGGCGAGCACGCCGACCACGGGCCGTGCCGTCACCGCTGCCACACCTCGACCACGTCGGACTCCTTCCACCGATCCCGCAGGTCAACCCTACCGGCGCGGGAGGGCGGGCAGGGCCCCCGCCCTGTCAGGGCACGCCGAGTAGCCGCAACCCCGCCCCGGTTCCGGCCGCGGCGAGCACGACCACGATGAACGGAGCCTTGCGCCAGGCCAGCACACCGCCCACCAGCACACCGGCCGGACGGGCGAAGCCGGCGAACTCCTGCTCGACGATCAGCGCCTGCGTGGCCACCAGGGCGCCGAGCAGCACGACGGCGGAGGTGGCCATCAGCTTCTCCGCCCGCTCGGACAGTTCGACCCGCGCCCGCAGCACCGGCCCGGCGAACCGGAAGGCGAAGGTACCCACGCCGAGCACGAGGGTGGCCACCACCAGGGTCATCGGATCGGCTAGCACAGTGTCCCCCTGTCCGTCCTGTCCGCGCTGTCGGCCTTGTCGTTCACGCCGTCGTTCCGTCGCGGGCGCTTCCCGCCGGTACCGAAGGCCGTCAGCACGCCGCCCAGCGCCAGCAGCACGGGCAGCCCCGGGGGCAGGAACGGCGCCGTGGCCAGCGCGATGGCCACGCCGACCAGCGTCGCGCGCAGGGCCGCCGGGTCGCGCAGCGAGGGCAGCAACAGCGCCAGCAGGACGGCGGGGAACGCGGCGTCCAGGCCGAGCGCGGCGGGATCGCTGATCGCGGTACCGCCGAGCCCGCCGACCACTACGCCGACGTTCCAGCACAGGAACAACCCGATGCCGCAGGTCCAGTAGGCGGCCCTGCGCCGCTCGCCCTCCCGCTCGGCCAGCGCGAAGGCCACGGTCTCGTCGACCATCAGGTGGGTACCGGCCACCCGGCGGGCCCAACCGGTACCCAGCAACTCGCCCACCGCGAAGCCGAACGGGATGTGCCGGGCGTTGACCAGCAGCCCGGCGAGCACGGCCGCGGCCGGGTTACCACCTGAGGCGACGATCCCCACGAAGAGGAACTGTGCCGCACCGGCGAAGACCAGCAGGGACATCAGCATGGGCAGCCACAGCGGGAAGCCCGAACTCACCGCGATGGCACCGAACGAGGCGGCCACGACCGCGCCGGCAAGGCAGACCAGGCCGATGTCGCGGACCAGTTCCCGATCCAGTGTTCGTCGTATCGAACGCATTGATGTTTATACTGAACAATCTGGACACCGTTCGTCAAGCCGAACAAAAAGACTGCTGGAGCGAACACATGACCCACGAGGAGGCCCGCGGCGGCGCACCGCTCGAGGCGATCGCCGAGGCGTTACGCAGGCAGCGCGTCCGGTCGGGGCTGTCGCTCACCGAGGTCGCCCGGCGCGCCGGGGTGGCCAAGTCGACGCTCTCCCAGCTCGAGGCGGGGACGGGCAATCCGAGCGTGGAGACGTTGTGGGCCCTCGGGGTGGCCCTGGACGTGCCGTTCTCCAGGCTGGTCGAACCCCAGCGGCCGCGGGTGCAGGTGATCAGGGCGGGTGAGGGACCAGCGGTGGCCTCCGAGCGGGCCGACTACGTGGCCACCCTGCTTGCCTCCTGCCCACCGAACGCGCGGCGGGACATCTACCTGATCACGGTGGAACCGGGAGCGCCGCGGGAGTCGGAGCCCCATATGCCGGGCGTGGTCGAGCACGTCGTGCTCTGCTCGGGACGGGCGCTGATCGGCGTCACCACCGACCCGGTGGAGCTGGCTCCCGGGGACTACGTCGCCTACCCCGGCGACCTGCCGCACGTGTTCCACGCCCTGCGGCCGGGGACGGTGGCCGTGCTGGTCTCCGAGCACGTCTGACGCCCCCGCACGTGAGCGGCAAACTCGCCGACGTGAACGGCAAACTCACGTGCGTGGGCGGCCAACACGCGCGCGTGAGCGGCCAACACGCCGGCTGAGCTGGGGTTACCAGCCGCGCTCGGCGAGGCGGTGCGGCTCGGGCACGTCGTCCACGTTGATGCCGTGGTCTAAAATTGACAGGCTTCGTCTACGGTCTACGCAGAACATTATGGAAGGGCCGGGTGAGCTTTCGGGGGAAGCTCACAGCTTGCGCCGGAACCATCCCATCGAAATCATCACGTCCTGAGGTCCGAGTGCCGCCAGCGGCTCGGCGTGAGCAGCGGTGCGGCGAGGTCAGGGTGCGGAGCGAACACGGTGCTCCACCCGGTGGCGGCCGGTTTCCCCGCCTCGATCCACCGGTCGGCCAGTTCCCGCAACCGGGCTTGCAGCGGGCCGGTGTGCTCGGCTTCACCCGCAACGACGAGGTCGCCGGTATGCTGGATCCACGCCGCCGCCCCGTCCTGGACCAGCGCGGTCATCCCGGCGACCGGGTCGAACGAGTCGTCCTCGACGTAGGCGCGGGTGGTGCGCTCGTCACGGGCGGCAAGGTAGCAGGTCAGGTCGGTGTAGCCCTCGGCGCCGACCATGGGCGTGGCCCCGGCGAGGCGATGCACCGGCCGGGTAGCGATATCGTTTTCCGGGTCGTGGGCGGACAGGCTAGAAGGCCGCAGGCCTCCGGTGGCAGGCATGAAGTCCGCCCACAGCGCGATCTGACCCACCACCGTGCTGGTGTCGCGGCCGACGGTGAGGATGGGGTGAACCCCGGCGTGCGCGATCGGCGCCACGATCAGTCCGTCCTCGGCGAGCTGGGTTAGCCAGCCTTCGGGGATTCCCGCGATGCCGCAGGTGACGACGATGCGGTCCCACCGTCCCCGCTCGGGGTCGCCGCGGTAGCCGTCGCCGTGCACGATCCGGATCTGCTCGGCCAGGCCGAGCTCGGCGATCGCGACCGCGGCCTCGGTAGCCGCCGCATCCCCGGCCTCGACGGCGGTGACCTCGGCACCGGTGATGGCGTGGATGAGGGCGGCGTTGTAGCCGGTGCCCGCGCCGATCTCCAGCACCCGCAACCCCGGCCGCAGCCGCAACGCTTCCAGCATCCGCGCCATCACACTCGGCCCGGAGGAGGACGACATCGGCTGGCCCGGTGTGCGGCCGTCGTGGGTGACCAGCGAGTTGTTCGCGTAGATGATGTCCAGCAACTCCGACGGGGGCAGTTCACCCGGCTTGAGGGCGTGGCGGTCGGCGCGGAAGTAGAAGCTGCGTAAGAACGCGTGCCGCGGCACCGTGGCGAACGCGGCGCGCACCGCATCGGTGGTGATCGCTCCCCGCTCGCGCAACTCGTCGGCGTAGCGGGCCAGCCGGTCGTCCAGCTCGGGCGTGCTCGTCCAGCCGATCGTCATGGTGGGTGGTCCTCCTGGTCAGATGGTGATCAGTGGCCGGTACAGCAGCCGCGGGTCGAACGGCTCGCCCACCGGTACGCCGCCGGCCTCGACCCAGGCGTGCAGCGCGGGTGGCGGCGAGGCGGCACCGACCCGCCACATCACCGATCCCCCGGCCAGCCGGGCGGCGATCACGATGGCCACCGATCGCAGCAGACAGCCGTGATCGGACGCGCAGCGCAACGATACGGTGACCACGCTCGCCCGTGCCCGCGCGGCGCTTTCGGTGTCGACTGGGTGGGTACCGAGGCGAAGGACGCGCAGGATAGCGCCGACCCGGGCCGGGCGAGCCCGCGTCCCCGCCAGCACCAGCCGCGCCACGCCGACCGCGGCCACCGCGCGGACCCGCTCGGCGGCCGTCAGCGCGACCGGGGGTTCCAGCACGATCGGGGCGCTCATGCCCACCGCACCACCTTCCGGTCCAGCAAGTCCCTCAGCAGCCGGGCCGCGTCGGCACGAGCAGTGTCCTCACCAACACCGAACCGTTCGCGAGTCGCGGACACCGCGCCATCCAGGCCGCCGACCACCAGCGCGTCCAACATCACCGCCGCCGTGATGTTGAGGTGCAACACTCGACCGCGCGCATCAATCAGCGTGTACCCATCGTCCACGCGCGTGACCCGCACACCCCGCCCCGGCACGACAGACATCGGGGCGGTGCGGCCGCGGCGGATCAGGCGCATGCCCGCCCCCGGCTCGGCGGCGCGGTCGCCCGATCCAGGTCGCGTAGCCACACCTCGAGCGCGACCAAGTCGGTGACAAACCCGGGTGGTAACCCGCTCGGCCCGAACGCGGCGAGCTCGGTCCTGAGCCGGTCGGGATCGACCAGATCCAGCTCCGCCAGCCGAGAGTCGGCCAGCAGCGCCTGCACCTGGCCGCAGTGGGCGGCCCAGCCGCGGTAGAGGTCGTGGTTGTAGTGCCCCTTCGTCCGGCGTGCCAGCAGGTGCGCCGGAATCCGGTCGCGGAAAGCGTGACGCAGCAGCGGCTTCGGCCACCACGGATCGCCGCGGTACTCGGGCCGCACCGCCAGGCACGCGGACACCACGGCGTGGTCGAAGAACGGCATCACCGTCGGCACCCCGGCCGCGGTCATCGCGTCGGCGTAGAGCCTGGCGCGGTAGGCCGAGGCCTGGATCCGCACCACCGCCGCGTGCACCCCGGCATCCGGATGCACCGGCTTCGGCTCGACCTCGCCGAGCAGCCCGGCCAGCAACTGCTCGGCCTCGCGCGTGGCCCAGGGCGGCAGCAGCGGCGCGGCCTCCCACCCCACCAGATCGACTGCGGTCGGCGCCGGGTGGCGCAGGTCGGCGGCGGTGCGTCGCAGCCAAGCCGGGTAGCCGCGGCGGCGACACCGCGCGCCCAGCAGCGCCATTGTCGACACCCCGTGCAGCGCGGCGTGCCCGCAGACGGTCCGCCATGTCAACCGGCCCGCACCGCGGCCGCCGGGTAGCCAGGCCAGCGGAGCGAGCAGCACCTCATCACCGCCCTGCCCGTTGAGGTTCACCGCGATGCTGTGCTCAGCGAGCACCGTCGCCACATAGCGCTGCCGGGCGCCGCCCGCAGTGAAGGAGCACGGTTCGTCCATCCCCGCGCCGATGGGCCGGTCCAGGTCGGAGAAGAATAACGGAATCTCCTCCGTGCCCACCACGCGGTGCTCAAGGCCGAGCGTGCCGGCCACCCGGCGGGCCCAGACCACGTCGTCGTCGACGGGTGACGTGCCCGCGGTGGTGACCAGCAGCGGATCCGCCGCGGCTGTGAGGAAGGCCAGGGTCGTGGAGTCCAGGCCGCCGGAGGCCTGCACGCTCGCCCTTCCCGGCGCGCGGGCGCCGAGCCGGTCCCCGACGGCCTGGGTGAGAGCCTCGGCGAGCTCGGCGGCCCCGTCGGAGAGGCCACCGACGGGCTCGGGTGCCCGCCACCACCGCGCGGTCCGGATCCGGTGCCCGTCGACCACGAGCACGTGCCCGGCCGGGACCGGATGGACCCCGACGAAGGGCGACCGGTTCTGGCGCACCGGGCTGGGCATCTCCGGACTGGCCAGCTTCGCCGCCAGCCACGCCCGGTCCACCGGCGCATCCACCAGCCGGCGCAGCACATCCGCGTGACTGGCCAGCACCGGCACCCCAACACAGCGGGCGACGAACACCCGATGAAACCCGGCCGCGTCCGCCACCACACGCAGCCGCTCACCCTCGGCGAGCACCACGGTCGCGCCGCCGGTGGCCGCCATCAGCGGCGTGAACTCGCCGTCGTCGACCGCGCTGCGCACCGCGCTCTCCAGCGCAACAGGCCGAGGAACGGGGGCGACGGGCACAGCCACCGACACCGCGCCCAGCACGTTCACCTGCGGCGACGGTGTGTTCGAGTGGGTCACGATCCACGCCCGGCCCGACCGGTGCCGAGCCGCGACCAAGCCCTCATTGCCCAGCGCGGCTGTCACCGGCGCGGCGGAGGCGGTGTCCGGCAGCGCGCACCACCAGCGCGGCCTGGGGACGTTCGGTGTGGTTGTGCCGGTCATCCGGGGAAGTAGCCGCCAGCGTCCCCGTCATCCGAGCGGTTGCGCGAGTACTGGCCCTGCGTCACCGCGCCGAACTCGCCGACCTCGCTTACCTGCGGCGGCTCGTACTCGGCCTGCCGTTCCTGCTGCTGATCGGGATCCATCTACCCGTCTCCCTCCCCGCACCGGCACCTCGACGCCCGGAGCATGCGGACCACCGTCGCCCACGGAGGTCGCTTGCACAATCCGTCCCGGCGCACTCATCCGCTGTAACCGTACCGGGCCGTACCGACGATTTCGCCGGTTTGCCCACACGACCCCTCCAATGCAGGCAACTCCGGCAGGCCCGCGCGAACAGCTTGACCGCGCCAAGGCTGGTCCTCAGCCAGCAGATGGCTGCATGACGTCAGAGGTGTCACCCACCTGCCTGGCGCTGATCTTGAGGACCTGGGCGAGTTGCAGGCACGCCTGTCCGGGGTCCGCGGCGAGAGATGCCGTGGTCCAAGATTGACAAGACGTGAATCGACCGGCCTCCCGCCTGGGTGAGGTGCACCAACGCTCACCGTTGGCGCTGATGTCCGAGGACGAAGCGGGCGATCGCCCGGCTGTTACCAGCCCCGCTCTGCCAGACGGTGAGGCTCGGGCACATCTAAAACGTTGATCCCGACCATGGCCTCGCCGAGGCCGCGGGAGACCTTCGCGAGCACGTCCGGGTCGTCGTGGAAGGTGGTGGCCTTGACGATCGCCTCGGCCCGCTGCGCCGGGTTGCCCGACTTGAAGATGCCGGAGCCGACGAACACGCCCTCGGCGCCGAGCTGCATCATCATCGCCGCGTCCGCCGGGGTGGCGATCCCACCCGCGGTGAACAGCACCACCGGCAGCTTCCCGCGCTCGGCGACCTCCTTGACCAGCTCGTACGGGGCCTGCAACTCCTTGGCCGCGACGTAGAGCTCGTCCTCCGGCAGCGCGGACAGTTTGCGCAGCTCGGTCCGGATACTGCGCATGTGCGTGGTGGCGTTGGAGACATCCCCGGTGCCCGCCTCGCCCTTGGACCGGATCATCGCCGCGCCCTCGGTGATCCGCCGCAGGGCCTCGCCGAGATTGGTGGCGCCGCAGACGAACGGCACGGTGAAGGCCCACTTGTCGATGTGGTTGGCGTAGTCGGCAGGGGTCAGCACCTCGGACTCGTCCACATAGTCAACGCCGAGGGACTGCAGCACCCGCGCCTCGACGAAGTGCCCGATCCGCGCCTTGGCCATCACCGGGATGGACACCTTGTTGATGATCCCCTCGATCAGGTCGGGGTCGCTCATCCTGGCCACCCCGCCCTGCGCGCGGATGTCGGCGGGCACGCGCTCCAGCGCCATCACCGCGACGGCGCCTGCGTCCTCGGCGATCTTGGCCTGCTCGGCGTCGACCACATCCATGATCACACCGCCCTTGAGCATCTCCGCCATCCCGCGCTTCACGCGCGCGGTGCCGGTCTCCGGCTGGGTAGAGCTGGTGGTCTGGACGTCGGTCACGGCAGGAGCCTTTCCACGAAGAACGGGTTCACCGTTCAGCGTAGGCAGGACGTGGACCGCGCCCCAGTCCAGTGAGCGGCAATCTCAGCAGTCCACTTCGCCGGCCGCGCGGAGCAGGCCGTCCGCCGCGAGGGTGCGCGCGTACAACACGACCCGACCGGTGCGCTGGGCGCTGACCAGGCCCGCGGCCCGCAGCGCCCCCAGGTGCTGGGACACCCCGCCCGCGGAAAGGCCGGTGCGGCGGGCCAGTTCGGTGGTCGACGACGGAGCCGCCAACTCGGTGAGCAGGGTGGCCCGCCCGCGGCCGAGCACCGCGGCCAGCGCCCCGGCCGTCTCGGTGCCGCCCCGTTCCCACAGGGTGGCGATCCCCCGCGGCGGGTAACGCAACACCGGCTGCCAACGGGGGTCGACCTTGGAGAACACCCGCGGCCAGGAGAACACCGAGGGCACCAGCACCAGGCCACGCCCGTCCAGTGCGCGGGTGTCGGCAAGGTGCCGGTGCCGCACGCTCAACCTGCCCTCGCTCCAGCGCACGGCCGGGGCGAGATCGTGGAAGAGCCGCTCCGCCCCGCCGTCGGCGAGCAGCCGCGAGCGGTACAGCACATCGCCCTCGCAGAGCGCGCGAATCCGCGGCCAGTCCGGCCCGATCGCCACCTCCCAGTAAGCCGCGATCCGGTCGGCGAGCCGGTCGAGGCCACCCGCGGGGTCCCGGTACATCCGCCGCACCTCGGCGGTTCCTGTCGCCGGAAGCTCGTCCAACCCGGCACGCACCGTGGCGGGCTCGACCCGGCGCAGCACGGCCAGCTCCTGCGCCAGCTCGGGCAACGGTGACTCCGGTGTGGCCGCCAGGAAACCGGGCAGGTGTCCGGTGTGCCCGACGAGCTCGGTCAGCGGGGTGAGGTCGGGGCCGTCCCTGGCAAGCCGGGCCCTTACCCGCTTGATCCACGGCAGGTGCAGGGCATGCGCACCGGGTGCGCCGAGCACCCGGACGCTGGCCACGACCTCCCATACCGGTGAGATCGCGAAACGCATCCGGGCGAGGTCCTCCGCGGAGAACGCCAACTCGAGCACGTACAGCCCCTCTGTTCGACCCGGCGCGGGACTCCATCCAGGC
Proteins encoded in this region:
- a CDS encoding AzlD domain-containing protein yields the protein MTLVVATLVLGVGTFAFRFAGPVLRARVELSERAEKLMATSAVVLLGALVATQALIVEQEFAGFARPAGVLVGGVLAWRKAPFIVVVLAAAGTGAGLRLLGVP
- a CDS encoding lasso peptide biosynthesis B2 protein, with amino-acid sequence MSAPIVLEPPVALTAAERVRAVAAVGVARLVLAGTRARPARVGAILRVLRLGTHPVDTESAARARASVVTVSLRCASDHGCLLRSVAIVIAARLAGGSVMWRVGAASPPPALHAWVEAGGVPVGEPFDPRLLYRPLITI
- a CDS encoding DUF4262 domain-containing protein, with product MSAVTAEILTSEEEELREWIVSQGEQRGNAVISVSRDENGAGYAFTACAWALHEVPEAVVVGLPEEIAPVLLDAYVDRAAAGERFEFGKVYEDFFEGVPLTFEQVAKGHYPEFFGSAFLVYPDGDFPAVQMIVPTPEGVWPWEDHAPDGFAAWQPVLTVSGVPESWTPGVDGP
- a CDS encoding protein-L-isoaspartate O-methyltransferase family protein; this translates as MTIGWTSTPELDDRLARYADELRERGAITTDAVRAAFATVPRHAFLRSFYFRADRHALKPGELPPSELLDIIYANNSLVTHDGRTPGQPMSSSSGPSVMARMLEALRLRPGLRVLEIGAGTGYNAALIHAITGAEVTAVEAGDAAATEAAVAIAELGLAEQIRIVHGDGYRGDPERGRWDRIVVTCGIAGIPEGWLTQLAEDGLIVAPIAHAGVHPILTVGRDTSTVVGQIALWADFMPATGGLRPSSLSAHDPENDIATRPVHRLAGATPMVGAEGYTDLTCYLAARDERTTRAYVEDDSFDPVAGMTALVQDGAAAWIQHTGDLVVAGEAEHTGPLQARLRELADRWIEAGKPAATGWSTVFAPHPDLAAPLLTPSRWRHSDLRT
- a CDS encoding endonuclease/exonuclease/phosphatase family protein, whose product is MRDDRAGVSRRGALGIAGAVGVAGITGSTGAHAEPTRGPGRRLIGPSFGHELHVMSFNIRYDARAEPGTPDSWTDRRPVLARFLRLEQPTVLGVQEALYHQVREVSADLPAHYDWIGLGREGGSRGEFMAVYYDTRRVEPVDFDHFWLSETPNVIGSTSWGNTVVRMVTLVRFRDRRGREFVHVNTHFDHRSENSRQRSAELVAERITGFDPGLPVVLTGDFNSPAEDSESFRILTEAGLSDTWHTAERRLTPAWGTFGGYREPVEGGDRIDWILASSGVRTRKAAINPFTVRGRYPSDHLPVQVLVSLDGMMGA
- a CDS encoding PqqD family protein; the encoded protein is MRLIRRGRTAPMSVVPGRGVRVTRVDDGYTLIDARGRVLHLNITAAVMLDALVVGGLDGAVSATRERFGVGEDTARADAARLLRDLLDRKVVRWA
- a CDS encoding helix-turn-helix domain-containing protein, with the translated sequence MTHEEARGGAPLEAIAEALRRQRVRSGLSLTEVARRAGVAKSTLSQLEAGTGNPSVETLWALGVALDVPFSRLVEPQRPRVQVIRAGEGPAVASERADYVATLLASCPPNARRDIYLITVEPGAPRESEPHMPGVVEHVVLCSGRALIGVTTDPVELAPGDYVAYPGDLPHVFHALRPGTVAVLVSEHV
- a CDS encoding YebC/PmpR family DNA-binding transcriptional regulator, whose protein sequence is MSGHSKWATTKHKKAALDAKRGKLFARLIKNVEVAARSGGGDPDANPTLYDAIVKANKNSVPKDNIERARRRGAGEEAGGAEWQTIMYEGYAPNGVAVLIECLTDNKNRAASEVRTALTRHGGSLADPGSVSYLFNRRGVVIMPKNGLSEDDVLMAVLDAGAEEVNDLGESFEIISEATDLVSVRSAVQEAGYEYESADANFLATVNVPLDAEGAKKVFRLIDALEDCDDVQNVFANFDVSDEVLAEVG
- a CDS encoding lasso RiPP family leader peptide-containing protein — translated: MDPDQQQERQAEYEPPQVSEVGEFGAVTQGQYSRNRSDDGDAGGYFPG
- a CDS encoding AzlC family ABC transporter permease, with protein sequence MRSIRRTLDRELVRDIGLVCLAGAVVAASFGAIAVSSGFPLWLPMLMSLLVFAGAAQFLFVGIVASGGNPAAAVLAGLLVNARHIPFGFAVGELLGTGWARRVAGTHLMVDETVAFALAEREGERRRAAYWTCGIGLFLCWNVGVVVGGLGGTAISDPAALGLDAAFPAVLLALLLPSLRDPAALRATLVGVAIALATAPFLPPGLPVLLALGGVLTAFGTGGKRPRRNDGVNDKADSADRTDRGTLC
- the pdxT gene encoding pyridoxal 5'-phosphate synthase glutaminase subunit PdxT, with translation MTARPVVGVLALQGDVREHAAMLESAGARAVAVRRPEELAAVHGLVLPGGESTTMSRLLDTFELLEPLRARIAAGMPAFGSCAGMILLAKQALDGRPDQHQLDGLDMVVRRNAFGRQVDSFEEDLDFTGIPGEPLHAVFIRAPWVEKIGDGVEVLARAPDTPSAEGAVDRIVAVRQQNALATAFHPELTGDERVHRLFVRIVQGA
- a CDS encoding asparagine synthase-related protein — protein: MTGTTTPNVPRPRWWCALPDTASAAPVTAALGNEGLVAARHRSGRAWIVTHSNTPSPQVNVLGAVSVAVPVAPVPRPVALESAVRSAVDDGEFTPLMAATGGATVVLAEGERLRVVADAAGFHRVFVARCVGVPVLASHADVLRRLVDAPVDRAWLAAKLASPEMPSPVRQNRSPFVGVHPVPAGHVLVVDGHRIRTARWWRAPEPVGGLSDGAAELAEALTQAVGDRLGARAPGRASVQASGGLDSTTLAFLTAAADPLLVTTAGTSPVDDDVVWARRVAGTLGLEHRVVGTEEIPLFFSDLDRPIGAGMDEPCSFTAGGARQRYVATVLAEHSIAVNLNGQGGDEVLLAPLAWLPGGRGAGRLTWRTVCGHAALHGVSTMALLGARCRRRGYPAWLRRTAADLRHPAPTAVDLVGWEAAPLLPPWATREAEQLLAGLLGEVEPKPVHPDAGVHAAVVRIQASAYRARLYADAMTAAGVPTVMPFFDHAVVSACLAVRPEYRGDPWWPKPLLRHAFRDRIPAHLLARRTKGHYNHDLYRGWAAHCGQVQALLADSRLAELDLVDPDRLRTELAAFGPSGLPPGFVTDLVALEVWLRDLDRATAPPSRGRACA
- a CDS encoding DUF1737 domain-containing protein; the protein is MSEPPNGKLRYRLLTGPDDQAFCRRVSEAIAEGYRLHGSPAATFDGEHVVLAQAVVWPEG